Sequence from the Phragmites australis chromosome 11, lpPhrAust1.1, whole genome shotgun sequence genome:
ATGCCACACAGCCAAAGTAATACCTCGCCATCAAAACGGTGTGGCACCGAGGATGACTAAAATTCATGGGCGCCTCCACTGCTACCTTCAACATGTTAACCAGGAGGTCATACGCTAATGCATCTAGTAAATGTGGTGTAAGAATTACTGTGTGTAGCTTGCAGGTGGGTATGATTGATCAGAGTATATTGACTGGAACAGGAATTGGTCAGAAGTGTGGCTTTGCAATAGgtatgtcataaaacatgtaGTTTTGTTAAAACTTCACCTGAAGTATAGCTTTGTAAATATGTTTGATTAAAATTAAAAGACAAACTTGCTTTCTAGTTTCTACAGCCTATGATAATGTCCAAACAGAATGAATAAAACATAACTAATGGATAAAATAACCTTCCAGAGCTTCTCAAGGTCAAATTTGCAATCAACGTAGACAGCAGCAGTGATGGCCTCAACAATATCTGCTAGCACCTTGGGAGCTTTAACAATATTACCACCAAAGGGTACAGTGCCAAGATCATCCTCTGGTTCTTGCTTCACTGACTCAATAAATTGGCCTACCTGCATCATGAATGGTATAACcagtaaaaaaaacaaaaatcatcaaaacgGTCTGCCAAATATCTGCATCTCACGAAGAAAATATCGAGTGGATATGATGTACTCAGACCACAACATTTAAAAACAGAGGGCGTGTTATGTACTAGAATCAAAAGTGAGCAATACATCTCTAGGAAAAAAATGTTGATAAAAAAGCATCACATTGCTTCAGAAAGATGAAAACTTAAGAATTAGACTAAGTTTAAGATGTTTAAGAGGTCAGAAATAAAGGTGAGCAACCCACATCACATTCTCGGTAGGAAGGAGCCACTTGTTGTCATGAGCCAATATCAAACTTCACTATAGGTGCAACAGTAGATAATAACTACTACCtctgttctcaaatagatgtcgttttagaatacgtgcagtcaaactttaaaaactttgagCATTAATACACACAAAATACTAGGATTCGACACATGCAATGATACAAAAATATGACTAGGCATTTTTACCATGTAGCTAACCATGACCGgtcccaaagccaacagatagcGCGAACAACAGATCGATCATGAGAAATACGTGATTCCGGTGGATGCCATCTATCAGTTGATATTTCCAGAACCATATCCCCCCGCGCGACCAATCCCCTGGTCGCCGATGGAAACCCcacgaccagcaagggctgaTCGCGGGACAtgtactcacctaaccagtctaATCACATTTAATGCCATCCACTCATATATTTTCCTTCCCTAGACACCCTTTCGACGGGCGAGCTCGTAGGCCAGTGTAGAGACGGTGTcacccgtcccgtagcattaaatactaCAAGATGACCTGGCAGGCGAGTGTGACGAGCTTGCAGCAGGCGTGACGGTGTTTGGCTGATGGAACAGGGTGTGCAGGACGACCAGGACGGGCCAGGCATGCCCACCCCCTGTAATGATAACCTAGGAGTAGCTGTTTTCGTCATGTATAGGGCAACCACAATTTTTGGCACTGTCTGATTGTACTCAGACGGTACACCTcgcctcctactatataaaggggagAGGACCGGGCTTGTAAGAGGACACTCTGGATAAGTTCATCCAACtaataagaaaatacacagaaCGTAGGATTATTATTTCGAAGGAgacctgaacctagataaactctggtgttcttgagttccttcGACATACACACCAACAACCACCAGAAACACTGATCACGCACCCATTGTCCGACATACCCCAGAtacattgtcagggattaaccctcgacaagtGGATTCactatgaaaaatactttcatataaTCATATGTTTAATAAATTTCATTAAGAAATAATTTAAAAAGATAATTTTAAAACATATATATTGGAGATCGTGTCGATGTCCTAAACGACAGGTGAAAAAGAACGAAGGTAGTAATACTGAAAGAAAATGCCCCCACAATACTTTCTCTTTTCTATCATATACTATGAAATCTATAACCAACATTTTTGTCGTGGAACAACATATAATCATTTTCTAAAGTGACAACATGGGAACTGCTAACAGTTCCATCGAGAGAAAAACAGCAGGGTGATGCTACCAGGGATTTCAATTCTGGCTTTAAATTCTTTCATGATCGTTAGGAATGAAATTGGTAAATTCCAGAAATTTTGTTCCGTATTTTGTTCAAATGGTTTGATCTTGTTAACTACCATACTATTTAGTGCAACACAAAATCCAAGTTTCTGGCTCAGTGGTAAGATTGCACCCACGCTTGTTTGATGGCCTGTGTTTGAAACCCAAGCGCTCCATATTTTCATTTTCTCCCATTGAGGTTGTGGGAACCACCTAGGGGCCAAAGAAAATCACATAAAAATAGAAGCTGAGAGTTGGATCCAATATGGGGACGTTTCTTTAGCACGTATGGTGGTCTAGAACAAAGCTAAGAAGTCATTTGTGGTCTGTAATGGAGTGTTTTACCGTTTTATCTAGATAACattaaaaaagttcaaattcaGACATTTTTTGACCGAAAGCATTTTTCTCGTTCAAGGCCAGAACTCACGAAATTTTGGTAAAATTCCACCGAAACTAAAATCCCTGGATTGATGGGATACCATCAAATTTGTTGTATATTTCTCATCAGTGTCAGCCACTGATTCAGAGTTTTGGGAAACAATCTCTGCCACTCCTGTGTTAGTTCAAGACATCAGCTTCTCATTGAGAGGCTTCATATTGAAAAGTGAAGGTTACTACCACTACGCCCTCAGTGTGCCATTTTGTGGTACTGCTCACTTGCTCAGGGAATATGAACAAATTTCAGTTACAACAATAAAATGAGTATTTAAGCAAACACCTAAAAGTACACTGGTGGGTTTTCAGAGCACAAGAGGCATAAAACAAGAGCACATTTTAGTTATTGTATATTATCGTTACTTGGTTCAGCTTATTATGTACCCATCTGGCAACCACATACCACGTATGAGCTAAGGAGCTAATTGCATATAACCAGCATATTTGGCAGCGAATTGCTTATAGTCTTTGGGATTACCTCGTATCACGACCTGCCATTTTGTTTGTAAGGAAGGTAGTACAAGTTTAGTCTGTCTGGTTAGAAATCAATACACAGGGGAGGTCAGGAGATTGAAGCTCCCAAAAAGAGATTGTGCACCTTAATTTAACCTCTGCCTTCACAAAAACCACAGTTTTCCAttgcaaaaagagaaaaagaaaagcaaaagcagcaacCATGGCAATTATATTAATGACAGCGAAAGCAATTCCTACAGGAATAACAGAAGTTTGTTACTACGGATGCCAATTCAGAGAATTGCTAAATATAGAATCTACAAAAATATGACTAGGCATTTTTACCATGTAGCTAACCATGACCGGTCCCAAAGCCAACCGATAGCGCGAACAACAGATCGACCATGAGAAATACGTGATTCCGGCGCGACGAATCATAAATAAAAAGTAAGCGATCCCAAAATACTACGGAGGTTCCTACTTCCGGAGCAGTGGAGGACGGTTATGCACTTACAAGGAGGTCGAGGCGGGGGCAGTTGCGGCGGAGCAGCGGGTAGAGGTCGTGGCGAACGGCGACGCGCGCGAGCTTCTCAGTGGAGATGTTGGCGGCACGGAGCGTGGAGAGCGCGCCGGGGCCGAGGGTTGggttggtgaggaagaggaagtTGGAGAAGGCGAGACCGAGCGCGGCGTCCCCGACGAACTCGAGCCGCTGGTAGGACgccacggcggcgccgccgtcggTGAAGGACTGGTGCGTGAGCGCCTCCTCCAGCAGGGCGCGGTCGCGGAACTGGTACCGTAGCAGGCGCTCGACGCGCGCCGCGGCCTCCTCGCGGTCCGCCACGAAACCCGGCAGCGGCAGAGCCACCGGGTTGTCCGGCGCCGGCGGGCCGCGCTTCCGGGGGTTGTGCGGCTTCATCAACCACCGGTGGCGTGCGGCGCGGGGTTTGGGTTTGGGGGTTTTgcaggtggggggggggggtctgctGTGCGTGCGTCGGATGGAAATCGGGAACGACGGGGGAGGAGAAATTTGAGGGACTCGGTGTGGATCGCACAGCCTTTTGCCGCAGATGGAGGAAGCACTGAGAGCAAGAACAACAGGCCAAATCACTAGTCACTAGGACTCAAAACGGTCGAAAACGATTAGAAAGGCCTAAAACCGTTTtcagttttatatttttttttaaatatcgaAAACAATATAATTGAAAACGAATACGGTATTGGTATTACAGAAATATCAGAAACGATGATGACAGACAAAAAATATGACAGTATCAATCGAAAATCGATAATTCATAACCGATATACCGATTTGTAGCTCATAAACCATATATCTCATATGACAAGATCGATGAAGTCACACATCATGGCATAATGACAATACGAGTTAAAACACATCTCATATGAATATATGATAAAGGGCAAGTCACATTTAATATGATAAACATAAATCCATGATACATACAAATATACGGGGACAAATTCTAATGTTAAACATAAGTTCATAGTTCACATCTCACATCTCACAAGTGATAAGTCACATACGTCATACAGACATACCCATAGATATAGACACAGAATGAAGTCTGAACCAAAATGATATAGTTTGATGGTCACACATGAAGTTTAAACAGCTAAATCAAAAGGACACATAAACATAGAAATAGTTTCACAGAATGATAGTTGACATAGCATCGGTAGCGTTGGGCTTGGGACTCAGCAATCAGGAGCCATGAGAGGTCAAGAGGCTGGTGACGGCgttgggcttgggcttgggccGATCCGATTGGGAGATGGGTTGGACCGATGGGGTGGCGTCACCTAGGCCCTGCGAGGCTGGAATTAGTTATGGGTATTTGGTAATTATCGGCAGAAATTGCCAGCTACAAACGGAAATATTCGGAAACTGTcgtgttggggatcatctctcGCCACCCCCTAGCTCGAagggaaccgcgaagtctactggagatgctACGTGATAGCTGTCGTGCTGTTGCAGGAGTTCGTCCGTCAGCCGCGAAGATCAGGGAGcgaagttggtcgaagggtgcgggCGTCCCTGCGCCTTCAGGTCCCCGAACCGGCGAAGACGAAGGCTAATCGACTTCGATTGTCGAGCGAAGCCCCGGTTCGCATCCTGCATCTTTTGGGACGGGCGAAGGCACGACCTGACCTTCGTCGGGGGGCGAAGGCTACCCGGAATGTGACTGGGCGAAGAAGGCTTCGACACCCTACGGATGGATAGCCAGCTCGACAATGGGCTCGACTACAGTTGTCCTGGGTACTGTTGTGATTATaagatcatgctcatttgtactaTATTACCTCCGGATATTccaggaatgtagcaggttagggggtaagatatgtaaacggGACCCGTGATCgtcgagtacgggctataaatagagccacagtgtaaccgtaagACATGATCGAAAAACTGTTCCTCTTTCAGCACGTGTCACCCTCAGGGACCTTCGATATCTCCACTACCGAAGGCCcgccttgtctgggacttcaaTCCCAGCATGTCGGAAGGAGGCAAAATCGTTTCTGTTTCTGTTTCCGACTCAAATTACCGATATCGTTTCCGATTCCTCGGGATACCGATACCACAATAAATGGTCGAAAGTTCATGAAAACGGTGTCTGGTAAAATGGTAGCGGAAATTCCCGACGAACTCGAGCCCCTGGTAGGACGCCACGGCGGCGCCGCTGTCGGTGAAGGACTGGTGCATGAGCGCCTCCTCTAGCTGGGCGCGGTCGCGGAACTGGTACCGTAGTAGGCACTCGACACGAGACGCGGCCTCCTTGCGGTCCGCCATGAAACCCGACGGCGGCAGAGCCACCGGGTTGTCCGGCACCGGTGGGCCGCGCTTCCGGGGGTTGTGCAGCTTCATCAGCAGCCGGTGGTGTGCGGCGCAGGGTTTGGGTTTGGGGGTTTTGCATGTGGGGGTCTGTGCATGCGTTGGATGGAAATCGGGAACGACGGGGGAGGAGAAATTTGAGGGACTTGGTGTGGATCGCGCAGCCTTTTGCCGCAGATGGAGGAAGTAGTGAGAGCAAGAACAACAAGGCCAAATCACCTGGCTATAAACCAAGCCATGTCAGCACAATCCTACGTGGACTCGTggagagaagaaagaaaagaggagagaggaagCAAATGGTCGCTCATGCAAGCGCCGGGCTGAAGCACGGGGAACTACGTGGTTGATGAGGTTCGCGTTTTGTGGGCCTTTTGCCTTCTTCCTATCCCGTGCGGCAACTTTCCCCTCCCCATGTCCATCTTTTCCCACGCGAGAGCGCACAATTCTTCAGCGCGATTTTCCTCCTTGCGTGCCAAATCCTTTCCTGCTAAACCCAAACCGCCTCTTCCTAACGCTAATTCAACTCCTCCGTGCCCCAACTTCTCCCCTCAGAGCATGTCTCGATCGAAACGGGAGGTGGCGTGACCGTCGCAGGCCGCAGGCTTGTCTGCGTCCAATGATTGGTAGATTTTGGTAATCAAACAAGTGgatcataaaaaattatgataaaaaattatctatttgtaTTAGATTCGAATTGTAAAAGCTAAAAGCTATAATCTGAGGTCGAAACAAACAAGTCCTTAGTTGATTTGATGAGCAAGAAACTTCTCTTGCACCGCTTTGGAGTGTGTTTGTTTGCTTGAATCTGCCTTAGCCTAGCTCGATGGATATGTATAGTTTCAGGAAGAAGTGTGTTTATAGTTGCCCATATCTATTGTTATAGCATGTCCCGATGAATGCAAACAGACAATATTATCTAGCTTGGGAGTAAAGCTAAAGGGGTCCCATGTCACGAGGGCCCATGCCGATAGACGTCAACTATtagttgatattttcaaaatcaTGGTCCCCTGCGTGATCAGGCGGGGCTCGCGCGACCAGTCCCCCGGTCACAGATGGAAACTCCGTGACTAATCCCTGCTGATCGTGTGgtaggtactcacctaaccagtctaATCGTATTTAATATCATCTACTCATATGTTTTTCTTCCCCATGCACTCTTTCGGCCGGTGAAGTGGTGGGCCAGCGCAAAGACGGTATGACTCATcctatagcattaaatgttatAGGATAGCCTAGCACGTGAGTGTAACGGCCTGGCAGACGAGCATGCAATGAGCGTGACGATGTTTGGCGGATGGGACAAGGTGTGCAGGACGATCAGGACGGGTCGGGTGTACCCACCCCCTACAAATGATGATTTAGGAGTAGCTATTTTCTCAGGTATAGAGAAACCACCGCTGCCTGTATGTACACAGTACACCTCTCCTCTTattatataaagggggaggatCGGGCTTGTAAAGAAAAAGACTCTAGGtaagttcatccaatccataaaaaatacatatggtGTAGGGCTGTTATCCCGATGGAGtcttgaacctggataaattcTGGTGTTCTTGAATTCATTCGACACACACCAATAGCCACTAGAAATGTTGATCGCACACTCATCATTCGACATACCCCCGATaaattgtcagggattaacccttgaCAGTTGGTGCGCTAGGTAGGCAGGTGTGCTTTCACGTTTCGGTAAATGTTGATAACTTGATTGGGCTACTCATGGCCGGATTCACGGTAATCGCTGAGTCCCGTTCTGAGGACCCCAGGCACTATAAGGTGTTCATCATGGGTTACGACCTAGATAAGCCCGGTGTACTCTAAGTTTGGAACACCGAATCAGAGTCTAAAGACTCTAAGACTCAACATGAAGTTTGCATGACAGACCATGCAGCAGGGGATAGTGGAGGCCCTCATATCCCGGGCACTGTTGGTGAGCCTCAGGCCTTGCGCCTAGAGGGAAATCGGTCTGGCACACAGGGAGGCGCTCTGATATAGTCCCTGCATAGGGCATGGTCCTTGGTGGTGGCGTCATCTAAACCGTCACACCACTAGAGTGTTGGAGACTCCCCTCTTCGCGATATGTCGTCGCTCTGTGCTTAGCAGCTTGATTACGAGCCCATGACGCCCACACAGAATCTGCAGACCATAAGAATGCTTCTCAGCCATCGACCAATGGCCGTGCTAGAGGGTTCTCCAGTATTAGCATGGCTACATGACCTCACCCTCTTGGTAGAGACCTCCCGATGCCAAACTATGGCGGCAAAACCACATCCATCATAAGGATTGGTGAAGGTCGCGATCGCCAAGAATCTCAGCAGGCCACGTGACAGGAAAGATCTCGTGCTCACTCCATGACACGAAGTACTCGGAGACCCCACCGCGTCGGGACGGCCGACCCACTGACCTGCATCACTCTCGTCGCCAACGCGACCTCCGCGTTGTGATCCAAGGGCAGAGGGCCGACCAAGAGCAGGAAGATCGTGCTCGGTGGGAGCAAGAAAAGGGCTAGTAGCCCTACAACTCACCCCCTTATCCCAGGGTGGCATTGGACTCCTCCACCCAATCGCCAGGGCTGTGAGACCGTTGTCTCTCTCCTCGAGCACGCACCGCCGCCCATCAGCGAGCAACTCCTCGTTACAGGACAGCGTGCAAACCTTGTTTGCTTGGCTGcgagaggtgcgctggccgAACAAGTTTCGACCTGTCATAGCGGAAAAatatgatggctcgaccaatCCTGAGGAGTTCCTGCATATTTACACCACTATGGTGCAGACCGCGAGAAGTCATGACCAACTATTTTCCGACTGCTTTGACTGGGTCAGTAGGGTCCTGGCTTGAACCTTCCTCATGAGTTAGTTTACGTTTGGGATTACTTGTGTGACCAATTTGTCACCAACTTCTAGGGGACCTACGCtcgaccaggggtcgaggatgacctgtacTAAGTCAGGCAGTGATAGGGTGAGTCACTGTGAGACTGCATACGGCATTTCACCGAACGCCGaaataccattccaaggatcacgggtGAGTCCATGGTCATAGCATTACTGAGAGGGTTAGAGACCAGAAGATGATCATAAAGCTAGCTACCAAGGAAGTTCGGAGTACCACCGAGGGAGCTCGTGGATAAGTGCGCGTAGGCTGGTGAGGCTTGAGAGCGCGAGAGCGGCCCAAAGACACAGTTGACCTCCGACCAGCCCGCCTCTTTCAAAGTGGTCGACCGGAGGAGAAAAAGACCAAACGCAAGGCAGGATCGCCTGATGTTATGGCAGTCGAGTAGATTGGCCAACCATGCCAGCTCTTCGAGAAAAGGATGGGAAGAATGGCCAAGGCTACTACCCGATCCACTGCACAGATGCCCACGACCTGACCAAATGCAAGGTTGTGCAgggcatcatcgacaaggagcttggGAAGCGTAAACCCAGGCGCGACGAAaatggtgaggatggggctaACACCGACCAATCGGCGCTGGGTTTCTAgcaggccgatcacatggtccatcaTATCTTTGCTGGCACCACAACGTATTCCTCgaacagggaatacaagttggtGGTATGTGAGGTGTGGGCGACCACACCAGGCCTGAGCCCACGTTTGAAGTGGTCAGAGGTACCCTTCACATTCAGCCAAGCAGACCACCTTGCGTATGTTAGACGCCATGGTTGCTATCCCATCGTGGTTGAACCCATGGTACAGAACATCCGATTGGGTCAcgtactggtcgatggagggagttccatcaacctcctctttgccgACGCGCTAGACTCCCTATAGATTCCCAAGAACGCGTTGAAActatctcctctcttcttcgaAATTACCCCTTGCTCCTTAGCTAAGCCATTGGGGCAAATCGAGCTGCCTGTCAACTTTGGCTCGCCAACTAACTTCAGGATTGAAAGGGTCCTGTTCGATGTGGTGGACTTCAGAACTGCTTACAATGCAATTCTAGGGCAACCGATGATGACCCATTTCATGGTCATCGCCCACTACGCTTACCAGGTAATCAAGATCCATGGTCTGGGAGGGGCCATCACCGTTTTTGCAACACAAAGACGGCCCTACACTATGGTAGGAGGAgtctcgacatggtcgagctaacttCTGGGTCATAGCCTGGGAACGCCAGGCCCAGTGGTCGCCTAATGAAGGTCCATATCGCCAGTCTAGACAATTGGCTCAAGGCGATTTGCCTAAACGACTCTGACCCATCCAGAATGGTCTAGATAGGGGCTGGCCTGTACCCCAGATAGGATCTCATGCTCATCAGTTTCCTCTAGGTGAACGTGGATATCTTTTCTTGGAGTCTGTCTAATATGCCTGGAATTCATAGGGacgtgatcaagcacaagttgTCGATGTGACCTGAAGTACAACCAGTAAAGCAAAAGGCACGTCGGTTCGCACTCAACAAAAAAGAAGCActtcatgaggagatcgacaagctacTGAAAGCAGAATTCATCCGATATGTGCAGTACCGAGAGTGGTTGGCTAGCCTAGTCATAGTTCGTAAGCCCAAtagtaagtggaggatgtgcattgacttcaccgacctcaacaatgCGTGCCtgaaagatctcttccctctaccccAAATCGACTCGCTAGTTGACTTAACCGCAGGAAGCGATCtactaagcttcttagatgcacacttggggtaccatcagattagcatgtatagagaagatgaggagaagacagattttgtaacacccttcggggtcttt
This genomic interval carries:
- the LOC133885399 gene encoding ribonuclease 3-like protein 2 codes for the protein MKPHNPRKRGPPAPDNPVALPLPGFVADREEAAARVERLLRYQFRDRALLEEALTHQSFTDGGAAVASYQRLEFVGDAALGLAFSNFLFLTNPTLGPGALSTLRAANISTEKLARVAVRHDLYPLLRRNCPRLDLLVGQFIESVKQEPEDDLGTVPFGGNIVKAPKVLADIVEAITAAVYVDCKFDLEKLWKVTRWLFEPIITAETIDEQPVTALHELCQKHGKVAQFKTWQKGGMTVVNVFVSGELVGIGSSGQKVIAKLNAARDALGKLVGGANQQVLTTRVGNGLGDEIGELRECKQKLNEQCIRKHWPKPIFKLEKENGPAHERKFVCSVQVETQRGTFVTIGDPISRVKDAENSAAQKMLEVLLKL